GTGCTGCAGGTTCCAACAAAAGACTgaatatgaaaatacatttttacaaactttAGGTTGAACAAGATACAGGGAGTCAGTCGAGTGGTTCAGCATCTTCCAACATATCTGTCACACAATAAGAACACTTGGTCGTCTTGTTATGACACTGACAGCTTCCTCAGATGCTCAGATGTAGCATCAGGGCAGATGACATTGAACTCTATGGAGTAGTGGAGTGTTTTCAatcagcgccccctgctgacaGGGTGAGGTTATGGCACCAATTGAGTGTCAGGGGGGAAATCCTAGAAGATGAAAGTGGGAATTGCCACACAAAGCGTGGTCATTCACATTAACCACACAGGATGAGGTAACTCTCTAGTACCTCGAAGTCACATTGTATTACACagtaaacatacacacaggatATTTTCCCTCTTTCACGGCAGGAAGTCTCAGATCATAATTCTCAACTCAGTTATatgaagaaagaagaaatgggatGATAATGGGTTCTTTCTATGGGAGACTGATGTGTCGTCCTCATAAATTGGTAATTATTTATCAACTTTATTTTGTGATCTCATGTAAATTTAACCTTGATTttgaaaaaaagtttgaaaacgGCTTGTCAGAGCTAAAATTAGGAAAGTAATTAATATATACGAAACAAAGTTGGCCCTGAATCATAAGCTTCCTCTTGATTATGTTGCAGTCTTTAGCTGCACAGCTGAAAAACCTTGTTCTTGTCCTCTGGCCCTTGAGGTGGACTAATGGAGTGTGAGTTGGGAAACTTGAGTTCAACTTGAATATAGCCACTAGTGTTTTAACTTTGCCTCAAATGTTTGGAAAATATGTCAAGATGAATTACCAAATTATTATTTACTCTGATTTATCTAAAGGCCTATTTGAAAAGTGAATGATGTAGGAATTTAGCTGTGGAGGCTGAAGGTCTCAAGATCTGATCTTAGAAGTTGTTAATTAACTTTTGAACTCTGGTTTAGTTAGTAAAAAAATGTCCGCAGGCTCAACCCAGAGGAAACCACCAGTTGACAGGGAATCCCCCTCTCGCCTGGTTTCAGACGGATCTGCACCAGATGCAGGAGGAAGCGTCATTTATTTCGCCACCAGAGGCCGCAAGCGTCCCACTTCTTTTTATCAGGTCTGTCCTCACGACTTATCTCAGCCAGAGTTTACAGACTTTTAACGTGAGCAGTTTCCAAGCACATTTCTCAACAGTGAAATAAAGCAAATTTAACTAGAGAGATAACGACATTAATGGTGCGATTTAAAGATCCATCGAGAGGATGGTGAGGTGACATTTAACTGTCCGGTCCGATGTGGTGCTGAAATGCTGCGTCCCTGTTCCTGCACCTCGAGTCGGGCTTTGATTTCTCAACGTGGAACAAACAGACACTGGAGAAACGTCCTGCACTCACACAACCTCCCAGTTCAGGAGCCTATAGGACTGGACAGACTTATAGAGAGAATGAAAGTGCCAGCATAGCGGACCACCTGTGCGCTGAGGTGAGACGCGCAGCGCGGTGCGACACGCAGGCGAACCTTCAGTCTTTGTCATAAACATGATGTTTCACTTTCAAATGAATTGCGTCCCTTTTCCGGAGCTTCATAATCGCCATGTGATTGTGCGCAGAGACGCGCTCCTGCGGTTCATTTAGTTGTGTGGAGAAGCTGTAGCCTGGATACAGGAGCGAGCGTCCTTGGTATGTTTGTGATTGTAAAGAGCCAGTGGAGAAAGATGGCtgaggggggtgtggggggacTGATAATTTGAAGACTTGCCAGGGGTGTACATTGTCAAATTCAAAAGGCATTTCAAAGAAGCAAACCATTCactttttcattctctctctttctctctcgctttttttcatttctttctctgtctttcccccctcctcctttctttcttttcgcACGGTTGCAGCCCGTTTGAATCGACCAATGGGCCTTCAACTTAGAGACATTGGAATGTAAATGAGCCCAGCGCGTGCTCCCGGCGCAGTGAAAGCTCGGGATTGTTTATTGAGCTCCCGGAGCCACGCGCCTGGCCCGGGGGGAGTCGACGCGCACAAGAATCACACAGCGGGGGCGGGGCCTCACCACGAAGCGTGCGTCTCCCAAAaaaaaggggggtgggggggtgttggGGCGCGTGTTGAAAAAGAGGAGTGCTGCCAAAGTTTGGGTCAGATCGGCTCGTGGAGTAAAGCAGCGGTGAGAGACTTGGACGAGAGTTAGCCACACGGTCCCCACGCGAAGGACACGAGAGCTGTGCACTGCCAACCCCCTTCTTTGCGCTCGTCCTCCCACTTCTTGTCCCAACCGCTCGGGCCCCCGCATCCATCACCTCCACGACAACTGTCACCGAGATGGAAActaccaccatcaccaccacgcAGACCGCTTTCACCTTTGGACTTAAAGAAAGACACGCCACCCTCAGCCTGCACGCCCCGGCACAGGACTACGCACCGGCACAGGACTGCGCCGTGCCCGACTCGCACCCCGACGCCGGGAACCCCAAGGTGCTGAAGAGACAGCGCTCCAGCTCCCCGGAGCTCCTGCGCTGCAAGCGGCGCCTGAGCTTCAACGGCCTCGGTTACTCCATcccccagcagcagcccgtGGCCGTGGCGCGGCGGAACGAGCGCGAGAGGAACCGGGTCAAGCAAGTCAACATGGGCTTCCAGACGCTGCGTCAGCACGTGCCCAACGGCGCCGCCAACAAGAAGATGAGCAAAGTGGAGACCCTGAGGTCTGCGGTGGAATACATCCGGGCGTTACAACAACTGCTGGACGAGCACGACGCCGTGTCCGCTGCCTTCCAATGCGGGCTGCCGTCCCCGGCGATCTCGAACAGCTACTCGGCCGAACCGGAGTCGCCACACTCCACCTACTCGTCAGATGAAGGCGGCCACGAGCCCCTGAGCTCCGAGGAGCAGGAGCTGTTGGACTTTACAACCTGGTTCGACAGGTACTGAGGCTGACTGGGTCAAacccaccacacaaacacacacacacagcagcgtcTGTGCGTAAAAGCAGCTGACTTCTTCCAGAAATGCTGACATAGACTTGACACAGGCATCAGATCGGTGTCGCCCTCTGTCCAGGGAAGTGCACTGttgcctccctccctcatccGGGCTGCTTCTGCAGGAGCAAAGCAATAGTgagagagtggaagagagaaacagagaaagaaagagagagagagcctcttGTTGCATTGAGCACAAATAGTCGCCCTGAAGTCCCCACGACAGAGAGGGAGTTGGACTCACTGGAAGGAAAGAACTGTTGATGTTATGTTTGAATAAGTGCAATTACCATgtgacacatcatcatcatcagcagcagcagcagcaggtcgcgtggagacgctgctgcagctccagaggaCTTGTTGGATGAGTGTCTCGCCAGAGCAGCACTGCCTTCCTCTGCTGCCGTGCACGTCACAACAAAGATGATGCATCAACAGACTGGTTTCATAACAACAAAGTGtatcatattgtttaaacaTGAAGACATATTTTTGTACGAAAAACGAAGCAATGTTCTCGAACAACAGCCACTGCCACTTGTGTTGTGAGAAGCAGCTGACAGAGAGGCAGCAGGAGTGACTGTGAGAGTTGTGACCGCAATATCAAGGCTACTACCTGTGACACACTGTAGGGTTTTATATGAATAGCTATAGGTGGTGAGGAGACCTTTATTAATGTATGCACTTGTTCTCCATTTCCCGTAgcttgaaaatgtaaatatttgtttttaacagatatattttgtgcaaaacaagttttataaataaagatgaatctATTTATATTACATGCTCTGACAGTGTTTTGGTTCTTCAGTTCGTGcccagatgtgtttgtgtttgtttgtgtatgtgtgggtgtgtgtgtgtgtctgtgtgtctgtgtgtctgcaacccagtctcatcagaaaatgttcaatggcaacgttggtccacttggaccgacgttaccatctcacaatctggcctctcagattgtgagatggtaacatttagtcctcccattgttttgcattggcgtgttctcacgtcacgtgactctcaagctcccgtctgcggagaggaaaacatggcggagattccttgttttttcagataaaaatataattttgtaacttagtttgggcataaaaatacattctgacaccatttctagcgagaaatgtggtctttgcttccacagtcttcagccagttcgtgcttatgataaatattttaatagttatcacgcatgtttttatcgttgctatgatggttgccatggcaccacgggcgcagcttggtgtttaaatcacagtccctgcgtggtgtccttcagtgatcgtgaatgttattcatgttatataatagtaatatttgaggctagattacatctctaatgagaaggatcatgcgagtctgtttataccgaggccggcccgagtgcgcgaccggcccgagtggcgcgagccgagcggcccgagcggcgcgagccgagcggcccgagtgcgcgagcggaccgagtgcgcgagcggacatgacgtgtggctgtcgtaaaaaccctatttgtaaacaaccagccctttaactcggggctgcgtcataaacacggcgcgcttggaagaccacgatgtcatcttccttctgtcaggtaagtagtttattgtttttaaagatcgttacgatctaggtttacagtccgagtgcggagagagtccgtcaatccacactatggacgctgttcatcagctaatacgccattgttagccacatgcttcagcccacggtagcctgtgctacctgggaggtgaatacatggttgttgaaagcagttcaagacgcttagctcatcattgagggacgctacaatataaatataaacatgaatttgatttatgaatgctttagattaataaggagtgtatttgtctaccattactccacaatatcaggtcaatttggtttaatgtatagtatgcactatgacaataatgtttccatgttatggagttgcgattcattttataaaacaattgctatgttctgttttttaatcaaggaggatccaagtgaagctacaggagtttcattaacgtcaacaacttggaccgaacagtttgttttgcttgatgaagagcaggaagggcagcctggagagaaagagaagccgggttgagcccactaccatcatccacgtaccacgaggaagatgagggagagaaattatcctaccattaaagaggtacttttaagttacataccagaaaaaacattttatataatttgccaaatatacatttttattaaatccccaaagtacacttgctgaaatacaagttaatatcacactgaaagaattttgatcaatcatgcttccctgctgtgattgtttaactaggaaaacaactttttccacaggaaggcaagtaaatttaaggaatacatgtgcaaagttttcctctgttatgtataatgatgacccccatcaaacataatgttagcaatatttacaccttttaatttatactgtttatttctgtctacatgtgtgaatttgccttcattagtttcagaaaagagcgatgatgtatcggtcagtgggcggcagcacgagactccgcaaactagtctgtaagcaaagcagacgaaggcatcgaggttgcggcctgccatcattgttattttgcttaagggactgaatatgtttcatgtagaaatattagcatttcccttatatctaccaaaactgcttgtttcacagactgcagttttgttttgatccgatgtggtgtgcaaatacaaccgtatctgcaatgggttgtggggcattaacatttgtaactctaattttgttttgacagactgtgaaaagaacgttgagaacatcaccactctacaggaagacacagtccagtaatgggtgtcagaagttcagtagtgaacgacaggtactgtggaaaaatatgtgtcattgttgtacaatgtcctttgactctgtttaaacaaggtcaacacaaaaaggtttgattgtaaactgatatcggtatgaattcatgttattctcctcgtcaaaagaaacaaacaatccaaattacctgcagaaagcccttgatggacgcttcagctgcatcgtcagactggtgagacagcaagatgccaactttaatgccaatttatttgtgtaacattctgtgaccaaatgtatagataactttttgtagattgtaaaaatagataacccatttattacaaaaaaactacactagaattatcgcactgcgttgtatgactccgctaaccagagcagtgtccgtctacatatttctacatattttctctcatataaatgacactgtatctcttgacaactgaaaccataagatgaggtcagtgtggccttgacctttttactttaagacaaatacaaagttagacaatccgaaaacatgcagttatgcctccggcgactcgctattgcagaggcattaaaaccgtagtgtagtagattggattttattggtgttacattggacatcttgtatgggtacaccaaaaaatatatttggtttcacattctagatggcaataagcagagtcatcaactcaggaaaaatatttctgtagaaaagaaagccttgtatgtgtgtatgtatacatacacacaaacgcacaattgagacgtttttgtcttttatcatatattctcaggcagtactgatgcatttactgagacgggacgtgagggcctactctgcgtgctcagagttcaagcccagcaggctgcagcgggcctgacatattccggaacagcagcacagtctttggatgactcctctgaagatgaaaacatggcgaggtacttctccactgatgaagaactgtgagggctgtgattagctacactctcttgctacaatgctactcatgctactccctggcagccttaggaaggcattagcttgctgtgtggtagctgttagcttcagcatttttagtttttagtggcctgtctgacgtttatgttaaaaaaaaatcagagggaaccatcttcataatttaacactatggtttgtttgtgtccttcagttcttctcaagagaagcagtacaggtgtgcctcagctccacggtccctcctgcagcctccgctcctgatgctaacctcatgtctccatcacaccaagcagcagacctggattgacagacctttctccagagctgccccctccctctgaaacccccctctccaaaacactatttgtgtagtttttaaagtattttttgcatgagaattgttgatcataacatttccagcagatgccttaatataatgtttgtgcacaataaatgacattgatcataacataatggtatttccttgcacttctacaccatgatattgtcagataagatgctgattacattaaagcagtgaatgctctgctttaagcaacataaacacacaatgattcaatggatctgaagtagaatgggcacattacattctgtagagaatgcctcagttatggaactcagaaaataactttctttatctgaggttccagccatttatagtcacagcaaagcacacaggtctggttgtctaagtggcgcccatatcattgtttaagatgtgtaacatcaagtttgtgtttcagtgcaaaattagtcattagtcaagagttcaccatcttgtttacactaaaattaggtgacccagatgtttcacaatgcaatctgataaggtcttatgagaaacattcttaacattaaagaaatcaacacagaggatagcaatatctgtttgactttaatccgtagctgataatcggcagcctgacttattcaaacacattaatactacaatgaatgaggcagggccttctatcagaaatcaactatatcgtcacgttatgtttctcttgagcacatggaaattaccttcagcttccacttactgtcacctgaaccatactgttatttctgtatctacagtgacttttaggaaaacatatactagagggcaatgtataaacattaatacatcttatttatatagagcttttcaagaagtgcaagtactaaactgagggaaagctaatacaaacaatatatatatatattatttccatgtgccaggacagcctcacacttggatataaaccaattttagaatacatttgcttatactggagatcttttaaattaatgtcccagaaatgatttctgatggaaaacccctgccttattcattgtagtattaatgtgtttgaataagtcaggccgctgattatcagctacggattaaagtcaaacagatattgctatcctctgtgttgatttctttaatgttaagaatgtttctcataagaccttatcagattgcattgtgaaacatctgggtcacctaattttagtgtaaacaagatggtgaactcttgactaatgactaattttgcactgaaacacaaacttgatgttacacatcttaaacaatgatatgggcgccacttagacaaccagacctgtgtgctttgctgtgactataaatggctggaacctcagataaagaaagttattttctgagttccataactgaggcattctctacagaatgtaatgtgcccattctacttcagatccattgaatcattgtgtgtttatgttgcttaaagcagagcattcactgctttaatgtaatcagcatcttatctgacaatatcatggtgtagaagtgcaaggaaataccattatgttatgatcaatgtcatttattgtgcacaaacattatattaaggcatctgctggaaatgttatgatcaacaattctcatgcaaaaaatactttaaaaactacacaaatagtgttttggagaggggggtttcagagggagggggcagctctggagaaaggtctgtcactccaggtctgctgcttggtgtgatggagacatgaggttagcatcaggagcggaggctgcaggagggaccgtggagctgaggcacacctgtactgcttctcttgagaagaactgaaggacacacaaacaaaccatagtgttaaattatgaagatggttccctctgatttttttttaacataaacgtcagacaggccactaaaaactaaaaatgctgaagctaacagctaccacacagcaagctaatgccttcctaaggctgccagggagtagcatgagtagcattgtagcaagagagtgtagctaatcacagccctcacagttcttcatcagtggagaagtacctcgccatgttttcatcttcagaggagtcatccaaagactgtgctgctgttccggaatatgtcaggcccgctgcagcctgctgggcttgaactctgagcacgcagagtaggccctcacgtcccgtctcagtaaatgcatcagtactgcctgagaatatatgataaaagacaaaaacgtctcaattgtgcgtttgtgtgtatgtatacatacacacatacaaggctttcttttctacagaaatatttttcctgagttgatgactctgcttattgccatctagaatgtgaaaccaaatatattttttggtgtacccatacaagatgtccaatgtaacaccaataaaatccaatctactacactacggttttaatgcctctgcaatagcgagtcgccggaggcataactgcatgttttcggattgtctaactttgtatttgtcttaaagtaaaaaggtcaaggccacactgacctcatcttatggtttcagttgtcaagagatacagtgtcatttatatgagagaaaatatgtagaaatatgtagacggacactgctctggttagcggagtcatacaacgcagtgcgataattctagtgtagtttttttgtaataaatgggttatctatttttacaatctacaaaaggttatctatacatttggtcacagaatgttacacaaataaattggcattaaagttggcatcttgctgtctcaccagtctgacgatgcagctgaagcgtccatcaagggctttctgcaggtaatttggattgtttgtttcttttgacgaggagaataacatgaattcataccgatatcagtttacaatcaaacctttttgtgttgaccttgtttaaacagagtcaaaggacattgtacaacaatgacacatatttttccacagtacctgtcgttcactactgaacttctgacacccattactggactgtgtcttcctgtagagtggtgatgttctcaacgttcttttcacagtctgtcaaaacaaaattagagttacaaatgttaatgccccacaacccattgcagatacggttgtatttgcacaccacatcggatcaaaacaaaactgcagtctgtgaaacaagcagttttggtagatataagggaaatgctaatatttctacatgaaacatattcagtcccttaagcaaaataacaatgatggcaggccgcaacctcgatgccttcgtctgctttgcttacagactagtttgcggagtctcgtgctgccgcccactgaccgatacatcatcgctcttttctgaaactaatgaaggcaaattcacacatgtagacagaaataaacagtataaattaaaaggtgtaaatattgctaacattatgtttgatgggggtcatcattatacataacagaggaaaactttgcacatgtattccttaaatttacttgccttcctgtggaaaaagttgttttcctagttaaacaatcacagcagggaagcatgattgatcaaaattctttcagtgtgatattaacttgtatttcagcaagtgtactttggggatttaataaaaatgtatatttggcaaattatataaaatgttttttctggtatgtaacttaaaagtacctctttaatggtaggatcatttctctccctcatcttcctcgtggtacgtggatgatggtagtgggctcaacccggcttctctttctctccaggctgcccttcctgctcttcatcaagcaaaacaaactgtttggtccaagttgttgacgttaatgaaactcctgtagcttcacttggatcctccttgattaaaaaacagaacatagcaattgttttataaaatgaatcgcaactccataacatggaaacattattgtcatagtgcatactatacattaaaccaaattgacctgatattgtggagtaatggtagacaaatacactccttattaatctaaagcattcataaatcaaattcatgtttatatttatattgtagcgtccctcaatgatgagctaagcgtcttgaactgctttcaacaaccatgtattcacctcccaggtagcacaggctaccgtgggctgaagcatgtggctaacaatggcgtattagctgatgaacagcgtccatagtgtggattgacggactctctccgcactcggtctgtaaacctagatcgtaacgatctttaaaaacaataaactacttacctgacagaaggaagatgacatcgtggtcttccaagcgcgccgtgtttatgacgcagccccgagttaaagggctggttgtttacaaatagggtttttacgacagccacacgtcatgtccgctcgcgcactcgggccgctcgcgcgctcgggccgctcgcgcgctcgcgccgctcgggccgctcggctcgcgccactcgggccggtcgcgcactcgggccggcctcggtataaacagactcgcatgatccttctcattagagatgtaatctagcctcaaatattactattatataacatgaataacattcacgatcactgaaggacaccacgcagggactgtgatttaaacaccaagctgcgcccgtggtgccatggcaaccatcatagcaacgataaaaacatgcgtgataactattaaaatatttatcataagcacgaactggctgaagactgtggaagcaaagaccacatttctcgctagaaatggtgtcagaatgtatttttatgcccaaactaagttacaaaattatatttttatctgaaaaaacaaggaatctccgccatgttttcctctccgcagacgggagcttgagagtcacgtgacgtgagaacacgccaatgcaaaacaatgggaggactaaatgttaccatctcacaatctgagaggccagattgtgagatggtaacgttggtccacttggaccgacgttaccattgaacattttctgatgagactgggttggtgtctgtgcatgtgttatcGGGGCGGCGGTAATTGAGCAAACTAGAGAGCTGCTCTTCTATTCAAAGCCCCTGCATGACCTTTTTCCAACTTGGATGGGCGCACGGGGTAAAATTGCGCAGCTGGGTGAGCACTCAATAACCATAATAGACGTGCACCTTCCACTGCGCTTTGTccacattcaggacaggggagATTAATATTACGTTTCATGCATTGCATTGTTTCCCTTTGCACACTCTGCTTTTACCCAATAGCCCGGAGTGCCTGGAGcgcagtggggggagaggagggttGCAATTCACTCCACTCAAAGGATATAGAGACTTTGAAATACGGCCTGGGGAAAGTCAGCAAGACAATGAGTGGGGTCAAAATTCTTATTGCCCGACTGAGATCAATCTAAATAAAACCGGGGGTTGTAGACTAGTTGTATCCCCAACTGTGTTTTTCATGGCGCACACATCCCAATCAAAAAGCCTATCTACTGCGAAATGGGCTGCACAACGCCCCATTGTGCGCGCTATTGTGCGCGCCTTTGCGCCTCATTATGCGAATTATGGAAGATCTATTGTACATAAACACCGATGCCAAAGTCAGCGAGGCGTGCGGGGCGAGAAATAACGAGTCTTATTTCACCTGGTGCTCTCCGTGGGAGTGGGGGGAGGGTGAAGCTGGTCTCACAGTCCTGATATGTTATAATAATTtcagaaaactaaaaatacaCCACAAGGGCTATTAgcaattatcaagaaaataataatatatgagcAATAGTAGTAAATCAAAACAGCACAACTGCTGGACTTTTTGAATCTGACCAAGAAGTAACAGACTgaataatgtgatttttttttttttttaaagaaagtgtgcctctctctctctatgtgcctctctctctctctctctctctctctctctctctctctctctgacacacacacacacgcacacacaggcctgCAGGTGTAAGCCACGTGCCTCTACTCCGTGACAAAGGCGCTGCTGCTCCCATTGGTCCACGGCTCGCGTATGTGTGAGTCCTGTCCGCGGGAGCCAGTGACAAAACTCCAACAAGTGATAAATGACATTAATTACGCCGCTGCTTTATAACCTCCTACGTCACACGGACtcaaacagacacatgcacgTTGGGCGCCTGCAGAAAACCCCGCTGCTCCTTTATTAAACGCGTGAAATGGTGTCTGTGGCGTCCTTCAGTGTCAGACAGGGGCCGGCGCGCAAACCGAAAATAAGCGCTTGTCTCTTGTCCCTTTCCGAAGATGGATTTGCAATTTTCTCCTCCGCTacagggaggagcagaggcGAGAGGGAGAGATTTATTCATGTCATTTTG
Above is a genomic segment from Pleuronectes platessa chromosome 7, fPlePla1.1, whole genome shotgun sequence containing:
- the ascl1b gene encoding achaete-scute homolog 1b, translating into METTTITTTQTAFTFGLKERHATLSLHAPAQDYAPAQDCAVPDSHPDAGNPKVLKRQRSSSPELLRCKRRLSFNGLGYSIPQQQPVAVARRNERERNRVKQVNMGFQTLRQHVPNGAANKKMSKVETLRSAVEYIRALQQLLDEHDAVSAAFQCGLPSPAISNSYSAEPESPHSTYSSDEGGHEPLSSEEQELLDFTTWFDRY